Proteins from one Dermacentor variabilis isolate Ectoservices chromosome 1, ASM5094787v1, whole genome shotgun sequence genomic window:
- the LOC142579242 gene encoding uncharacterized protein LOC142579242 yields MRRIFAFVLLVAALAVVFAAPAPAEEKKEEEIEGRTRHGRLHHHGRGFKKGGGFGGPGGFGGGPGFGGGFGPGQGGGQYGSAFNQGGSFQTGAQGDRYGQGGFNYNVGGSKRREYGNVQTYGDRETFGLSENAGANRAMGQSSYGNEYKNQEQGSGGQQYSSGFSG; encoded by the exons TTCGCCTTCGTCTTGCTCGTGGCTGCCCTGGCAGTGGTCTTCGCAGCTCCTGCCCCagcagaggaaaagaaagaagaagaaatcgAAGGCAGGACCAGACATGGTCGTTTACACCACCACGGTCGTGGCTTCAAAAAGGGTGGCGGCTTCGGTGGTCCCGGAGGCTTTGGCGGAGGCCCAGGTTTTGGCGGTGGTTTCGGGCCCGGCCAGGGAGGTGGCCAGTACGGCAGTGCCTTCAACCAGGGTGGCAGCTTCCAGACGGGCGCTCAGGGTGACCG GTATGGCCAAGGTGGCTTCAACTACAATGTTGGTGGCTCGAAGAGACGTGAATATGGCAACGTGCAGACGTATGGTGACCGCGAGACATTTGGCCTTAGCGAAAATGCGGGCGCCAACCGGGCCATGGGGCAGTCCAGCTATGGTAACGAGTACAAGAACCAGGAGCAGGGATCCGGAGGCCAGCAGTACAGCTCCGGATTCTCCGGCTGA